Proteins encoded together in one bacterium window:
- a CDS encoding GTPase domain-containing protein, which yields MALINYATKEINVKIVYYGPGLGGKTSNLRWIYSKLDQSTKGKMITLATEMDRTLFFDFLPVDLGSVRGFQTRFHLYTVPGQVFYNASRRIILRGADGIIFVADSQRERKEDNIESLQNLKENLASFNLKLSDSPYVMQYNKRDLPNIMTVPEMEEFLNSEKVPYFEAVATQGIGVFETLKEIAKMVIRKF from the coding sequence ATGGCACTGATAAACTACGCAACCAAAGAGATCAACGTCAAGATAGTATACTACGGGCCCGGCCTCGGCGGCAAGACATCAAACCTGCGCTGGATATACAGCAAGCTAGACCAGAGCACAAAGGGCAAGATGATTACGCTTGCTACCGAGATGGACCGCACCCTCTTCTTCGACTTTCTCCCTGTAGACCTCGGAAGCGTGCGCGGGTTCCAGACGCGGTTTCATCTGTATACCGTTCCCGGTCAGGTCTTCTACAACGCATCCAGACGCATAATACTGCGAGGCGCAGACGGTATCATATTCGTTGCGGATTCCCAGCGTGAGCGCAAGGAAGACAATATCGAAAGCCTGCAGAACCTCAAGGAAAACCTCGCGTCCTTCAATCTCAAGCTTTCGGACAGCCCCTATGTGATGCAGTACAACAAGCGCGACCTTCCGAACATTATGACCGTCCCCGAGATGGAGGAGTTCCTGAATTCCGAGAAGGTGCCGTACTTCGAAGCGGTGGCGACGCAGGGCATCGGCGTATTCGAGACCCTCAAGGAAATCGCCAAGATGGTGAT